The Desulfolucanica intricata genome has a window encoding:
- a CDS encoding RAD55 family ATPase, translating into MAINTRAFLGVEGLDQILKDGMSFGTQIMVQGDTGVGKTVLAGDFIKEGLQCGDTCIYVACDEPPEAMRQHLMSFKVGTRAYEKAGRLILVDAYEEEQSTEKYRISDLNNLEKFFYLEKQILNEFKGKKIRLIVDSLSTLLTAVPAEDILEFHRSRLKNLRRNNILTMDIFVHGVLDDKIMTISSHLYNIILKMNFGGSPAHPVRMIQIGKVRSQRFVAAQYMFNISPTFGIIVASEMEVGV; encoded by the coding sequence ATGGCTATAAATACTCGGGCCTTTCTGGGAGTGGAGGGCCTGGATCAAATTCTAAAAGACGGTATGAGCTTTGGTACGCAGATTATGGTGCAGGGTGATACGGGTGTAGGTAAAACTGTCCTGGCCGGTGATTTTATAAAGGAAGGCCTGCAGTGCGGTGATACCTGTATTTATGTCGCCTGTGACGAGCCTCCGGAGGCTATGCGCCAGCACCTCATGAGCTTTAAAGTGGGTACCCGGGCCTATGAAAAAGCCGGGCGACTTATTTTAGTCGATGCTTATGAAGAAGAACAAAGTACAGAGAAATACCGCATCTCCGACTTAAATAATTTGGAAAAGTTCTTCTACCTGGAAAAACAAATTTTAAACGAATTTAAAGGTAAAAAAATAAGACTTATTGTGGACAGCCTCAGCACGCTGTTGACCGCCGTACCTGCTGAAGATATTTTGGAATTCCACAGAAGCCGCTTAAAGAACTTACGCAGAAATAACATATTAACCATGGATATATTCGTTCACGGTGTTCTGGACGATAAGATAATGACCATTTCCAGCCACCTTTATAATATCATTCTGAAGATGAATTTTGGCGGATCACCGGCGCACCCGGTGCGGATGATTCAAATCGGTAAAGTGCGAAGCCAGCGTTTTGTGGCTGCCCAGTATATGTTCAACATTAGCCCTACCTTCGGGATCATCGTGGCTAGTGAGATGGAGGTGGGGGTATGA
- a CDS encoding V4R domain-containing protein encodes MIEDVFARRALNYLYISISETIPKLPFSGRHWLAEVSKGVALKLLEEHASKEMFLNKKPLEICRAYIKLLEDINLIASAESYKVEGIDTNSLKITLERAKCIYIEFCKEAQKEGYFFQCPRITSLQAVLEWSLDKKYNSSMDIDHESEICCGKVFEQKKTLDEIVTREEHILNIAGKRAILLPKITYSSIIEAIKSYAPHILKHVLYDAGYKSALPIAEKAKDMHPDALEYLNILFEELKNAGLGKVVLQSLNTSTGEAVIWCYDSFQIPAEEYEANLYRTPRVVCDFLRGTFSAYLSVYFEKEIICEEMSCQSVDGNYCEFVSFPLEKENLPGGESFDQKRKPSRHPSQIRAAGLFSS; translated from the coding sequence ATGATTGAAGATGTTTTTGCACGCAGGGCCTTAAATTATCTTTACATCAGCATCAGCGAGACAATACCGAAGCTCCCTTTCAGCGGCCGGCACTGGCTGGCGGAAGTATCCAAAGGAGTGGCTTTAAAACTTTTAGAAGAGCACGCCTCCAAGGAAATGTTTCTGAATAAAAAGCCTTTAGAAATCTGCCGTGCTTATATTAAATTACTGGAGGATATAAATCTAATAGCTTCGGCAGAGAGCTACAAGGTGGAAGGAATTGATACCAATAGTTTAAAAATAACTTTAGAACGAGCAAAATGCATTTATATAGAGTTCTGCAAGGAAGCACAAAAGGAAGGTTATTTTTTCCAATGCCCCCGGATAACATCTTTACAAGCTGTCCTGGAATGGAGTCTGGACAAAAAGTATAATTCCAGTATGGATATTGATCACGAAAGTGAAATATGTTGTGGTAAGGTTTTTGAACAAAAGAAAACTTTAGATGAAATAGTTACCCGGGAGGAGCATATACTAAATATAGCCGGCAAAAGAGCTATTCTACTGCCTAAAATAACCTACTCCTCTATTATTGAAGCCATAAAAAGTTATGCCCCGCATATACTTAAACACGTATTATATGATGCCGGCTACAAGTCTGCCCTGCCGATAGCTGAAAAAGCAAAAGACATGCACCCCGATGCCCTGGAGTATCTAAACATATTATTTGAGGAACTGAAAAACGCCGGCCTGGGTAAGGTAGTATTACAGTCCTTGAACACTTCCACCGGCGAAGCTGTAATTTGGTGCTACGACTCTTTCCAAATCCCGGCGGAAGAATATGAAGCCAATTTATACCGAACTCCGAGGGTTGTTTGTGACTTTTTGAGAGGAACATTTTCGGCCTACCTATCTGTATATTTTGAAAAGGAAATTATTTGTGAGGAGATGAGCTGTCAATCGGTGGACGGTAATTATTGTGAGTTTGTATCTTTCCCTTTAGAGAAAGAGAACCTGCCGGGAGGGGAGAGCTTTGACCAAAAAAGAAAACCATCAAGACATCCTAGCCAGATCAGAGCTGCTGGCCTTTTTTCAAGCTAA
- the glyA gene encoding serine hydroxymethyltransferase, giving the protein MTLLRSLAEADPEITRAIELETGRQRNKIELIASENFVSRAVMEAQGSVLTNKYAEGYPAHRYYGGCEYVDIAEDIARDRAKKLFGAEHVNVQPHSGSQANMAVYFALLNPGDTILGMDLAHGGHLTHGSRVNFSGKLFNFVSYGVEKETGRINYEKVLAAAREYKPKMIVAGASAYPREIDFKRLREIAGEVGAYLMVDMAHIAGLVAAGLHMSPVPYADVVTTTTHKTLRGPRGGMILCKEKYAGAIDKTIFPGIQGGPLMHVIAAKAVAFGEALQPEFKEYQKQIVNNAKALAEGLKGYGFNLVSGGTDNHLMLVDLRNKGITGLQAEETLDKVGVTVNKNAVPFDPQPPKVTSGIRIGTPAVTTRGFDENAMQQVAEVIHCALDNFGDPAAQEKARGLVKAVCDRYPLY; this is encoded by the coding sequence ATGACCTTGTTGCGCAGCTTAGCCGAAGCGGATCCGGAAATTACCCGGGCCATAGAGTTGGAGACCGGGCGGCAGAGGAACAAAATTGAATTAATTGCATCAGAGAACTTTGTCAGCAGGGCAGTAATGGAGGCTCAGGGTTCTGTTTTGACCAATAAGTATGCTGAGGGCTATCCTGCCCACCGTTATTATGGTGGCTGTGAATATGTAGATATTGCTGAAGATATCGCCCGGGACAGGGCTAAAAAACTGTTCGGGGCCGAGCATGTCAATGTCCAGCCCCACTCCGGCTCACAGGCCAACATGGCTGTCTACTTTGCGCTGCTAAACCCCGGCGACACCATCCTGGGTATGGATTTAGCCCACGGAGGGCACCTGACCCATGGCAGCAGAGTAAATTTTTCCGGAAAGCTTTTTAATTTTGTTTCCTATGGTGTAGAGAAAGAGACCGGGCGGATTAACTATGAAAAAGTATTAGCCGCCGCCCGGGAATATAAGCCTAAGATGATAGTAGCGGGGGCCAGTGCCTACCCCCGGGAAATAGATTTTAAACGGCTGCGGGAAATTGCCGGGGAAGTCGGGGCATACTTAATGGTAGATATGGCTCACATTGCCGGGCTGGTGGCTGCCGGCCTGCACATGAGCCCGGTGCCCTATGCCGATGTTGTGACCACCACTACCCACAAGACCCTGCGCGGGCCCCGGGGCGGGATGATTCTGTGTAAGGAAAAATATGCCGGAGCCATTGATAAAACCATATTTCCCGGTATTCAGGGCGGGCCGCTGATGCATGTAATTGCCGCCAAGGCAGTGGCCTTCGGGGAAGCTCTTCAGCCGGAGTTCAAGGAGTATCAAAAGCAGATTGTTAATAATGCCAAAGCCCTGGCCGAAGGACTGAAGGGTTATGGCTTCAATTTGGTATCCGGTGGTACCGATAACCACTTAATGTTAGTGGATCTGCGGAATAAGGGTATAACCGGTCTGCAGGCCGAAGAAACCCTGGATAAAGTGGGGGTAACGGTCAATAAGAATGCCGTTCCCTTTGACCCACAGCCCCCCAAGGTTACCAGCGGAATCAGGATCGGCACCCCGGCCGTAACAACACGGGGGTTTGATGAAAATGCCATGCAGCAGGTGGCCGAAGTGATTCACTGTGCATTGGACAACTTCGGGGATCCGGCGGCACAGGAAAAAGCCCGCGGTTTGGTAAAAGCTGTTTGTGACCGCTATCCGCTCTATTAA
- the rpiB gene encoding ribose 5-phosphate isomerase B, whose product MRIAVASDHGGFQLKKEVIEYLKEAGIEYKDFGTYSEESVDYPDLALAAAEAVKDGEYDRGILCCGTGIGVSIAATKVPGIRAALCHDTFSARYSRAHNDANILTMGQRVIGPGLAREIVRVWLAEEFEGGRHARRVDKLAQIEAKYSK is encoded by the coding sequence TTGCGTATAGCCGTGGCCAGCGATCACGGGGGATTTCAACTAAAAAAAGAAGTTATCGAATACCTAAAAGAGGCAGGGATTGAGTATAAAGACTTCGGTACCTATTCGGAAGAATCGGTGGACTACCCTGATTTAGCTTTAGCAGCTGCAGAGGCCGTTAAAGACGGAGAGTATGACCGGGGCATCCTCTGCTGCGGTACCGGCATCGGAGTGTCCATTGCCGCAACCAAGGTGCCCGGAATTCGGGCAGCTCTCTGCCATGATACTTTTTCTGCCCGTTATTCGCGGGCCCATAACGATGCCAATATTTTAACGATGGGACAGCGGGTGATCGGGCCGGGGCTCGCCAGGGAGATTGTCCGGGTTTGGCTGGCCGAAGAATTTGAGGGCGGACGTCATGCCCGCCGGGTGGACAAGCTTGCCCAAATAGAAGCAAAATACAGTAAATAA
- a CDS encoding low molecular weight protein arginine phosphatase produces MTRKIILVCTGNTCRSSMAEALAKDILSAKRPECAVEISSAGVAAWPGSPASPQAVEALKEQGIDLSSHRAKGIDQEELEKADLVLTMTSSHRNYLIGQFPWAADKIYTLAGYLGSEKDVPDPFGQPVEVYRECAGTLREMLEAALDKFLETNQGKG; encoded by the coding sequence AATTATACTGGTGTGCACCGGCAATACCTGCCGGAGCAGTATGGCCGAGGCACTGGCTAAAGATATTCTGTCAGCTAAAAGGCCGGAGTGTGCTGTGGAAATATCCTCTGCCGGAGTGGCCGCCTGGCCCGGCTCTCCGGCTTCCCCCCAGGCAGTGGAAGCCTTAAAGGAACAGGGAATCGATCTTTCTTCACACCGGGCTAAAGGTATAGACCAGGAAGAACTCGAAAAAGCGGACCTGGTGCTGACCATGACCTCTTCCCACCGGAATTATTTAATTGGGCAGTTTCCCTGGGCAGCGGATAAAATCTACACTTTGGCCGGTTACCTGGGGTCGGAAAAAGATGTTCCCGATCCCTTTGGACAGCCTGTGGAGGTTTACCGGGAATGTGCCGGGACACTCCGGGAAATGCTCGAGGCAGCACTGGACAAGTTTTTAGAAACTAATCAGGGGAAAGGTTAA